The genomic segment agTGTCAACAAATCCCAGGAAAAGTCATGAAGTTGATAATGATtctgtgtcttttgttgttgtacAGCTCATTCCTCTTTGCCAAAGATCTCCGCTGTTGTCCAAGAATGATTAAAAACATATAGATGAGCCATATAGTTGAAGTGTGTTAACTGTTGCTTAATTTTAAACTCAAACgctgtgatttattttgagaCAAAACCGAATacagcctcctcctgctgccagaAATACTCACAACAGttccaaatgtgtattaatccacaatTGAAAATAGTCCCAACAAATGTGCTATTGAGCCCTGTTTGAGTGACGTTTCCTAAAATTACAGTGGGGATGAGCTGTgcattttataaaaataaaactatttatttaGTAGATTCACTTCCTCGCTAGGAACCAATGGGCTTTAgactgagtgccacagacaaCGAAGGGAAGTTGGAAagtaaagagagacagactgacacactgttggttttggtcttttcatttgattcatttatAGTCAGAAACATGGGATAACACAGCTTTAACCTTcaggaaagagacaaaagtaggaaatgaaatgcatttcaGTAACATTTCAGAGAGGACAACATCGGACGACCTAAATGAACGAACCATCGATTTTCTGCGCTGTATTTATGTAATCAATCCGGCTGGCATTccagtgtctttttttccctctctttcctctctaaCACACCTGCCccctatttctctctctttgcatcTCCTGACATTTGGAGGGGAACAGATGGAGATTGTGGCCGGGTCGGTCAAGCCAGAGGCAGCAAAGGAGATGGGATTTTTGTAACACCAGGGGCCCGGTGAAGGGTACAACGAATGGCCAGCTGCCCCCTGTCTCCCCTGACGCACACCCCGACGCCGGGCTGGTGACCCAGTCAGCGTGGAGCCAGTCGGCCTGCTCACTTCTTATCTGGCCTTGATAAGTTTTTCATATTATGAGACCTTTTCTGTCTCCAGATCTAGGCTTTCTGCCCCCGCCTGTGCTTTTCACACCGCTGAGCCAGAGTAGCTTGAGCTGCACTGAGTTCTCATTATACCATCTCGACTCCTGACAGCAATTATCTGACCCAGACAAAAGTGATACATGTGAGGTGGAAGTGTCTAACTGCATGGGTTGAAGTGCACAAAAGTAATCAGTTCTTATTTTGTCTTGTCATCTTGCAATCACTGCAATTTGCCTCATATTTCTATTTAATTAGGCCCTCTCCTTTGCCCTTTAACTGCGCAATCTGTGGGAGTCTGAGAGCTGGGGTGCAAAGTGAGCATCTGTATAGAGGCTCTTGTTACCAGAGCAGTAACCCAGACAGATGTTATGATGCCCTGTGTATGTTTAGGGTATGTACTCAAGAGATTTGTctagaaagagagagggaaaaggacgTCAGCAGAGCCAAGCTGTTCCTCCTGACATACTCACCCCTAGCTGCATCTACGTCCTGTCACCTTGGAAACTTGGTCTCAGCTCAACTTGGCGAGCCTTAAATCACTCTCCGCTCTCGcagactcgtggctggtgctGTGAATATGGCTCTGTTCGATCAGCCTCCCCCCTCCTGCTGCATTGTCTCACACTGTGGTCGAGAGCAGCCTTCTTTTCTCTGGATACGGAGGAGCTTTGCGGGGCTCCTTCgctttctttgtgtgttcagAGAACCTGTGGTGAGGGTAAGGTGGAGGTTTGCGACCTCTGCGGCCTTGCACTGTTGGTGGCTTGGCCGCGGCTACAGCCGTGGCGCACACCTGTGAAGCTGCGTGAACAGGCCCTGCTGAGGATGCTCGCCTCTCTCTGTCACCGTTGGGTGCAGTCTGAGTTTCTGAATCCGTGGGTGGGCAGGTGGCAGACGGAGGCTGGGTCGATGGCGGAGAGAGCGGGCCAGCAGATGGGTGGTCGCTTTGTGGGGTCTGATAAGACCCGACTTTGGTCTCTATGATGACAGACGGGCTTAGGGCGGGGGGTGGATGAGGCTTCGGAGatagaggggagggaggggagacaGGCCTGACCccgatggaggaggaggagggaccaGGGGAGTGAGGCTGAGAACCAGGGCTGTTGGGGGCTTGGAGGTTCACCGTCAGAGGGGAGAGACCAGGAGTGGGAGGCCGAACAGGGAAGCTCCTTTGGGGGGGCAGGGTAAGGTCGTGGGAGGTGAGGTTTTGAAATTGAGGTGGACTGGATGAAGGGAGATTACTGGTGGGTGGCAGCGGCCCACCTCGTCTGGGAGAAGACCCAAGACTACAGGTGAACCCAAGAGTTTGACTCCTCTCCGATGAAAACCCAGAGGACGCCGGGCACAGCTGCACGCTTGGTGGAGACTGGCTCCTGCCATGGTGATCTCTCCTGAGGGTGCCAGATGAGTTTGTGGCTCCTGGCTGGTCTTCAGGCTCTGGGGGCCTCTGATGGGTGCTGCCTAACGTCACCTCGCTGGAGCTGGAACCTGAACTGGAGCTGCTGTCACTGGGAGGCTTGGCACTGTTGCCTCCTCCGgtcccctgctgctcctcctcattCAGATCAATGGATGAGGTCAGATAGTCAATCTGCTGCACCACctagaaaacataaacaatgatgaataaatgaatatagAAAATAATGGGAAAAAGACTTGTAACTGGAAATGGGAACACAACTCTTCTACAACTCAGCCTGTGGAAACAATtgtaacattttctgtgtttttaatggagCCTTCTGGATGGAGTGTGAAAGATGTGGAGGCTTAGCAGATAAGGAGGCTTTAACCtctgagttgcattatgggaaatgtaggatccagcaTTTCTGGAGATGAGCTCATGCTAGGGACTAAATGTCAGGGCATCTCAACCTCTGCCTCTTTGATTTTGAGTCTCCCAGTTTTATGGAAGTCTAAAATCTCTGGAGCAACCCCAGTCTGAAAAGTATGATTGTTTAATCTAATGATTAATTTTTCAATCAATAGTcaataaagcaaaagaaaatagTCAAAAACTGCTGgtcacaatttcccagagctcaAGTTGAGGtctcaaagatattcaatttacagtcGTGTTAAACACATGAAAGcaatttgagaagctggaaccagagaatattttCCATTTCTATATGATAAATGACCCCTGCAATGATGTCAGCTAATTTTCAGTTGACTCTTCAACACTATTATATGTATAAAGAGCTTTCTTTCAGTTGCAGATGTAAAGGATCTAGCGCTGTAGCCTCTAGATGGTGATGAATATCTTAAGTGATAAAGTTTTGGGTAATTAATTTTTCTGCATCAGGCTGCATTTATAATTCAGAGTGTTTAAGCAGCTCTCACCAGATGTATAGTTCTGATCTGTAAGTATGTCACATCAGCTTGTACTACTTGTGCAAAAATGTTTACCTCAGCCCTAGAAAGGATGAGATTACCATTACGGGAGATGTGTAAGCTAAATTTAGGTGGGTTTCCCTTCTAATGCCCCTCACTGGTTAGTGAAAAGCACGCTATGTGATATATCATACACAGCCATGCCTGTCTGGATGCATTCATTTAAATGAGTGCGGAGCGTGAGTGTATGCACAATGCACACTCACAGACTTAACACAAAGGCACAGTCAGGttggtggacacacacacatacatgtaaaaTGACAAAGGCTGGAGAGATTGGAGAAAATTACACTGGGGAAAATGTTTGACCTAtctctccacctgctccacGTGCACAGATAAATCCTCGGCCCCTGCTAGAACAGAtgaattattgttttgttctctATGTTCAACAACATCCTTGCTGATGTCAAAAGATGACctggtttgtcttttttttttaagtgtttttttaatgctgtgaggcatttcatatttctttgaAGTACAGCGTGTACATGCACATCAAGTGACTCTGGGCAGGTGCTGCTTGTTAATGTCAGGAATCAGAAGAGATAAAAGAGCAGAGGACCCTggttttcatctgctgctccCGAGAGTGTTTATTAAAAACAGCGTTTTGTGACCCCTCAGGTCTTCACATATAGTGCTGATGAATGCTGAGGGATGTTTTCTCGTGGAGCTCAGTCATTTAAGTTTCATTTAACTCTTCCGGTTGAACCCCGCCATTGTTTTCCTTGAAGTTCTGAGTCATAATGCAGTTTTTGATCTGCCAAAATGCCTCAGCAGATGATCGCGATCGTCTTCATTTGTCAGCTTGCTTTCGTGATGTTTTTTCTCCCCTGCTGCGTGAGAGAAAGGTCTTTAGTGTTGCTGTGATATTTGTATAGTCTCTGTCTGAAATGCTTTAAGGGCTCACTCCCATTCTTTTTTATAATAGCAAGtgattattaaataaaaatgggGGTTGCTGCTCATGCAACAGAATGATAAAACAGGGCTTTGAAATAAATATGCAACCAAAGTCTTCACTGGTGCCTTATCTTCCTTTGATCTGTCATCTCTGTTGTGAAAATTTGGGACTTTCTATCACAGTGCCTGCTTGCTCCCCCTCGTCCtacccctctttttttttttttttgttcgtGTAGCCTGTATGCTCTTTCATCAGTGCGATATTAACGCTGTCACACAAAACCTCACAGCCAGGATGATGAGGTTAGTACCTCGGGTTTTAGCTGCGACCCCACAGACGCAGATCAAATGCCAAGAGGCGAGGTTTTTTCACGTCACTTTTGCTGGATGAGGAATACGAGGCAGAGATGCTCAGACATAAATGGATTATAAAAAGCATCGGACGCTATCCAGCTGTGCCTGGAGCAGCATCTGTCCATAAGGAGGGAGAGTGGGGGAAGAgatgaagggggggggggggggggtgttggaagaggaggagaggcaggaaagagaggagatgcaGGGAGGAAGGGTTTGCCTAATGTCACACAGTATCATCTCAGCAACCTCCGAACGCATCAGGCAAATGGGGCATAACTATTGTCTCATTCACCTCTGTGAGAATGTACGCATGAATTGAGCATCAGTGCCATACACATTATATTTGGAGGCAgttgacagaggagagagtttgGAGAAATACTTTTTTCACAGACTGTGGTGGATTCATGCAACCCTGCTGCTGACTTTTTAATGCATGTTAAATTCTGCTGAGGACGAGCATTTGTAGCCTGCATTGTTATCTGTGAGAGTACAAGCCCTCCAGGTTTTTTTAGCATAAGCATGAACGTTTCCTGCATAAGGAAAATGTCTGAATTAATGTGAGAGGATGCAGtaacttctcctctcctgttctcagctgatttctttttgtttttcatgtcagtcCTGGAGAGAAATGTGAGATGATTTACTGTGTGAAATGGTTCAATATGATGAGACACTGTGGCTTTTGTCTTGCTGtgtctttctcattctctctcatgAGCTCTGCAGGATCAACAAAAATCTGTCACCTTACCTCTTTCATTTCCTGGTGGACGTCCCTCAGTGCTGTAAGAACCTGCTCCAGGTTGTCCACTACCCGTTTGATCTGGTTTCGAACCACCCTCCTGCTGCAGCCGGCCTCCCTCCTCTGTGACTCCCCTCGCTGTTTGGCCTGTGCTGGGCCCACGTCTGGTTCCGGCCCAGGACTGCAATGCGCTCCGAGCTCGGCCTCGGTTTCCTGGGGCCTCGCAGGGTTGCGCCTCTGTGAGGAACCTCGGTGGAGAAGATGACTCCGTTGAGGGGCCCGTTGAAACCCTCCACAGGTGGTTCCCGCAGGTCTCTCTGGCTCTGGGAGTTCCTGCTCTGTTGTTTGATGTA from the Lates calcarifer isolate ASB-BC8 linkage group LG17, TLL_Latcal_v3, whole genome shotgun sequence genome contains:
- the LOC108881151 gene encoding uncharacterized protein LOC108881151 produces the protein MFSDSRAPVPGEQRGFKPHTPHFIPWLRNSLKSHHSSDLGLNRPYKSNSEARNNLTPLERAKGIGFFSIPGRDRAKKGDLRCNGVGMARMLPVVLQRGPHILPGSRGKQRDDSPVKSNQTPESDLDPVHTQISPGDGPQGLVNSSTSAQDNHAFVRNHSSHLSPPHSQNDRTSTLVKKYGPLVGPPPGPVPVPTLLAEEPNCKVPVVVCMEDRRGEAWDYASHTTHRQRDLHSSSWLSSDTQGLIERQHRFSSSFSYIKQQSRNSQSQRDLREPPVEGFNGPLNGVIFSTEAKQRGESQRREAGCSRRVVRNQIKRVVDNLEQVLTALRDVHQEMKEVVQQIDYLTSSIDLNEEEQQGTGGGNSAKPPSDSSSSSGSSSSEVTLGSTHQRPPEPEDQPGATNSSGTLRRDHHGRSQSPPSVQLCPASSGFSSERSQTLGFTCSLGSSPRRGGPLPPTSNLPSSSPPQFQNLTSHDLTLPPQRSFPVRPPTPGLSPLTVNLQAPNSPGSQPHSPGPSSSSIGVRPVSPPSPLSPKPHPPPALSPSVIIETKVGSYQTPQSDHPSAGPLSPPSTQPPSATCPPTDSETQTAPNGDRERRASSAGPVHAASQVCATAVAAAKPPTVQGRRGRKPPPYPHHRFSEHTKKAKEPRKAPPYPEKRRLLSTTV